From Micromonospora rhizosphaerae, the proteins below share one genomic window:
- a CDS encoding LysR family transcriptional regulator has product MLDVRRLRVLLAVAEHGGVAAAARALTFTPPAVSQHIAALERQVGLPLVDRSGRTARLTANGHRLAGHARQVLAALEAAEADMATIGGTLRGTLTIGTIPTLGVALVPAVLATLRVTAPEVDLRIEQREPEDSLPALTRGELDLALAGEYGLAPHRRPVHQDRIDLFTEPLLVAVAADHHLTGPDVDLAELRDERWIAPAAGSSCETILQRSCALAGYEPHVVAHCADFAVAAALAAAGHGVTLLPSTAIPTTTGHHSPIRLLSVRRPHIHRTLYAAIRPGTRQHPLISCLLETLTSNAQQLRVDL; this is encoded by the coding sequence ATGCTCGACGTTCGTCGCCTGCGGGTCCTACTGGCTGTGGCCGAGCACGGTGGCGTCGCCGCCGCCGCGCGGGCCCTGACGTTCACCCCGCCGGCGGTGTCGCAGCACATCGCCGCGCTCGAACGTCAGGTCGGCCTGCCGCTGGTCGACCGCAGCGGCCGCACCGCCCGGTTGACGGCGAACGGTCACCGCCTGGCCGGACATGCCCGTCAGGTGCTTGCCGCGCTGGAGGCCGCTGAGGCCGACATGGCGACCATCGGTGGCACGCTGCGCGGAACGCTCACCATCGGCACGATCCCCACGCTCGGTGTCGCGTTGGTGCCTGCCGTGCTGGCCACGTTGCGGGTCACTGCACCGGAAGTGGATCTGCGCATCGAACAGCGCGAACCGGAGGACAGCCTGCCGGCCCTGACCCGCGGCGAGCTCGACCTTGCACTGGCCGGCGAATACGGCCTCGCGCCGCACCGGCGGCCCGTACACCAAGACCGCATCGACCTGTTCACCGAGCCGCTGCTGGTCGCAGTCGCCGCCGACCACCATCTCACCGGGCCCGACGTCGACCTCGCTGAGCTGCGCGACGAGCGCTGGATCGCCCCGGCCGCCGGAAGCTCCTGCGAAACGATCCTGCAGCGCTCCTGCGCCCTGGCCGGCTACGAACCCCACGTGGTGGCACACTGCGCCGACTTCGCCGTGGCCGCCGCCCTGGCTGCGGCCGGCCACGGCGTAACCCTGCTCCCCAGCACCGCCATACCCACCACAACCGGGCACCACAGCCCGATCAGGCTGCTATCCGTCCGCCGGCCTCACATCCACCGCACCCTGTACGCCGCCATCCGCCCCGGCACCCGCCAACACCCCCTGATCAGCTGTCTCCTCGAGACGTTGACCAGCAACGCCCAACAGCTGCGCGTTGACCTGTAG
- a CDS encoding LysR family transcriptional regulator, translating to MARDLETALLRTFVTAVRTGSISRAATALGHTQPALSQQLRKLERAVGRPLLYRSTSGVSPTRAGEELLPYAERILSLSAQALTETGRALTGHCGVGLLEDLAASQLPQALADLARVHPGATLEVLTFSNAAMREAYDAGRVQLVLDEVPYVPGPPRWTVRRPLVWAIGQGVDVAADPLPVVLFSNPCFWRTSVLETLERADRRWRVAFESNSLVGVLAAVRAGLGVAALMPANLEPVMACHDADALPTLPDVELGLTRHPRTEGDPLIDAVETALRRMI from the coding sequence ATGGCCCGAGATCTTGAGACGGCGTTGCTGCGGACTTTCGTCACCGCCGTGCGGACGGGCAGCATCAGCCGCGCCGCGACCGCGCTCGGACATACCCAGCCCGCGCTCAGCCAGCAGTTGCGCAAGCTCGAGAGGGCCGTCGGCCGTCCGCTGCTTTACCGGTCGACGTCTGGGGTCTCGCCGACCCGGGCGGGTGAGGAACTCCTGCCGTACGCCGAACGCATTCTCTCGCTCTCCGCACAGGCACTCACCGAAACCGGGCGCGCGCTTACCGGCCACTGCGGCGTCGGGTTGCTCGAAGACCTCGCCGCGTCCCAGCTTCCACAGGCCCTCGCCGACCTCGCCCGGGTGCACCCCGGCGCCACGCTCGAGGTGCTCACCTTCTCCAACGCCGCGATGCGGGAGGCCTACGACGCGGGCCGCGTCCAACTCGTGCTCGACGAGGTGCCGTACGTTCCCGGGCCGCCGCGCTGGACGGTACGCCGCCCGCTGGTCTGGGCGATCGGCCAGGGTGTGGACGTGGCTGCCGATCCGCTGCCGGTGGTGCTGTTCTCGAACCCGTGCTTCTGGCGTACGTCAGTGCTGGAAACGCTCGAACGTGCCGATCGGCGCTGGCGGGTGGCGTTCGAAAGCAACAGCCTGGTCGGTGTGCTCGCCGCGGTACGGGCCGGTCTCGGCGTCGCGGCGCTCATGCCCGCGAACCTCGAACCGGTCATGGCCTGCCACGACGCGGACGCCCTGCCCACCCTGCCGGACGTCGAGCTCGGTCTCACACGGCACCCACGGACCGAAGGTGATCCGCTGATCGATGCCGTGGAGACCGCGCTACGACGCATGATCTGA
- a CDS encoding glycoside hydrolase family 15 protein, giving the protein MSNERIGEHGFLADGLTAALVSRDGSVDWWCPARFDGPSVFARLLDDDGGHWFVRPGDQFDADRSYLGDTLVLRTVFTTQQGTVALTDALALEPGARVHIGLRPPRVLLRMVEGLSGRVPVVMSFAPRFEYGRVTAYLAQHDSGVAVTAGPTTLTMSASVPLECRDGDASAQVTVGEGQRETFALAYTPTYGGGQPPMTDVGAALADTIEAWESWSRAHNYPGRYPELVRRSALVVQGLTYQPSGAVVAAATTSLPEKLGSDRNYDYRYTWVRDFALTLRALKVAACPYEAGRLFTRVAQAVGQPGNQPTPIMYDVEGERDLTERKLETLRGYGGSGPVWVGNDAWRQRQLDVPGEVLDAAWTLRNQLDPMPADVRQLLAALADTAARDWSQPDAGMWEARDVERHHVSSKVLCWVALDRAVRFGTALGSPEDLARWASARDEVRAAVLQQGWRAEVGAYTGAFGSDELDACVLIMPLVGFLPATDERMRATIELIEQRLSSGGLVRRWPGDPAGFLLASFWLVQCLALVGEGERAIAMFEGLAGRASDLGLFAEQIDPRTGEQLGNFPQAFSHIALIDAAWLLTNTTCPPE; this is encoded by the coding sequence GTGAGCAACGAGCGGATCGGTGAGCACGGGTTTCTCGCCGACGGCCTGACCGCGGCGCTCGTCAGTCGCGACGGGTCGGTGGATTGGTGGTGCCCTGCAAGGTTCGACGGACCTTCGGTGTTCGCCCGGTTGCTCGATGACGACGGCGGACACTGGTTCGTGCGGCCGGGCGACCAGTTCGACGCCGACCGCTCCTACCTGGGTGACACCCTGGTCCTGCGTACGGTCTTCACCACACAGCAGGGCACGGTCGCCTTGACCGACGCGCTGGCCCTGGAACCCGGTGCTCGGGTGCACATTGGGCTGCGGCCGCCCCGGGTACTGCTACGGATGGTGGAAGGACTGTCCGGCAGGGTCCCGGTCGTCATGTCGTTCGCCCCACGGTTCGAGTACGGTCGGGTGACCGCGTATCTTGCGCAGCACGACAGTGGCGTGGCGGTCACGGCCGGGCCGACGACGTTGACGATGAGTGCCAGCGTTCCCCTGGAGTGCCGCGACGGTGACGCGTCAGCGCAGGTCACCGTCGGTGAAGGGCAACGGGAGACGTTCGCGCTGGCCTACACCCCGACGTACGGCGGGGGGCAGCCGCCGATGACGGACGTTGGCGCCGCGCTCGCCGATACGATCGAAGCTTGGGAATCGTGGAGTCGGGCGCACAATTACCCGGGTCGCTACCCGGAGCTTGTCCGGCGCAGTGCGTTGGTGGTGCAGGGCCTGACCTATCAGCCGAGCGGGGCGGTCGTTGCCGCGGCGACCACATCGCTGCCCGAAAAGCTGGGCTCGGACCGCAACTACGACTATCGGTACACGTGGGTGCGCGACTTCGCCCTGACCCTGCGGGCGTTGAAGGTGGCGGCCTGCCCTTACGAGGCGGGCCGGCTGTTCACCCGGGTCGCCCAAGCCGTCGGCCAGCCGGGCAACCAACCCACTCCGATCATGTACGACGTCGAGGGCGAACGCGATCTGACCGAACGCAAGCTGGAGACCCTGCGCGGATACGGCGGCAGCGGGCCGGTATGGGTTGGCAACGACGCTTGGCGACAGCGTCAACTGGACGTGCCCGGCGAGGTCCTCGATGCAGCATGGACGCTGCGGAACCAGCTGGATCCGATGCCGGCCGACGTCCGTCAGCTACTGGCGGCGCTGGCCGACACGGCCGCCAGGGATTGGAGCCAGCCGGACGCCGGGATGTGGGAGGCGCGGGACGTCGAACGGCACCACGTGTCGTCGAAGGTGCTGTGCTGGGTGGCACTTGACCGGGCGGTGCGGTTCGGCACCGCGCTGGGCAGTCCCGAGGATCTTGCCCGGTGGGCATCGGCCCGAGACGAGGTCCGCGCAGCGGTCCTGCAACAGGGCTGGCGCGCCGAGGTCGGCGCCTACACCGGGGCGTTCGGCTCCGACGAGCTGGACGCCTGCGTGTTGATCATGCCGCTGGTTGGCTTCCTTCCCGCGACCGACGAGCGGATGCGCGCCACGATCGAACTCATTGAACAGCGACTGTCCAGCGGTGGCCTGGTCCGGCGCTGGCCCGGCGATCCGGCGGGTTTCCTCCTGGCTTCCTTCTGGCTGGTGCAGTGCCTGGCCCTCGTTGGCGAGGGTGAACGGGCCATCGCGATGTTCGAAGGCCTCGCCGGACGGGCCAGTGATCTGGGCCTCTTCGCCGAGCAGATCGACCCGCGGACCGGCGAGCAGCTGGGCAACTTCCCCCAGGCGTTCTCGCACATCGCCCTGATCGACGCCGCTTGGCTGCTCACCAATACCACGTGCCCTCCCGAATAG
- a CDS encoding FAD-dependent oxidoreductase, whose translation MNRSLHADILVIGFGKGGKTVAAKMGRLGKRVVLVEQSDRMYGGTCPNVGCVPTKGLVHRSHKRRPDDPAQDWYQESVREVQAIREMMRRGNFDALNSIETVTVLTGRSTFTDPHSVSVMTADEQLTVTADTILINTGSEPAIPDIPGLAGSKRVLTSTDLIETTILPARLAILGGGYLGIEFASIYRAFGSQVTMFVRAARLLGRDDDDIAAVAESILAGDGIEIVTGAQVTQVRDGDSGATVVYDKDGQQHSVEVDAILAAAGRVPATRDLGLDAAGVRTTEAGAIEVDEYLRTSQPHIYALGDVKGEAAFTTYLSLDDSRIVLDQLTGEGRRTTTDRVVVPRTLFMTPPLATVGMTEREARQAGHRVKIASQPVAEIVAMPRAYAVEETRGVMKFVIDAETDEILGAALLSVDAQEIINTVALAMRHGIKAAELRDAVYTHPSSTEAFNDVLATIVRVDES comes from the coding sequence GTGAACAGAAGTCTTCACGCCGACATTCTCGTCATCGGCTTCGGCAAGGGGGGTAAGACCGTCGCCGCGAAGATGGGCCGGCTCGGCAAGCGCGTCGTGCTCGTGGAGCAGTCGGACCGCATGTACGGCGGCACCTGCCCCAACGTGGGCTGTGTACCGACGAAGGGACTCGTCCACCGTTCCCACAAACGCCGGCCGGACGACCCGGCGCAGGACTGGTACCAAGAGTCTGTCCGGGAGGTCCAGGCAATCCGAGAGATGATGCGCCGCGGCAACTTCGACGCGTTGAACAGCATCGAGACCGTGACGGTGCTCACGGGGCGTTCCACCTTCACCGACCCACACTCCGTCAGCGTCATGACGGCCGACGAGCAGCTCACCGTCACCGCCGACACCATCTTGATCAATACCGGCTCCGAGCCGGCCATTCCCGACATTCCCGGCCTTGCTGGCAGCAAGCGCGTCCTGACAAGCACCGATCTGATTGAGACAACGATCCTGCCGGCGCGACTCGCGATCCTCGGCGGCGGGTACCTCGGCATCGAGTTCGCCTCCATCTACCGCGCGTTCGGCTCCCAGGTCACCATGTTCGTGCGCGCTGCCAGGCTCCTGGGTCGGGACGACGATGACATCGCCGCCGTGGCCGAGAGCATCCTGGCGGGCGACGGGATCGAAATCGTCACCGGTGCACAGGTAACGCAGGTACGCGACGGCGACAGCGGCGCGACGGTCGTCTACGACAAGGACGGCCAGCAGCACAGCGTCGAAGTCGACGCCATCCTCGCCGCCGCCGGCCGCGTGCCGGCAACGCGCGACCTCGGGCTGGACGCCGCCGGCGTCCGCACCACCGAGGCAGGAGCGATTGAGGTCGATGAGTACCTGCGGACGAGCCAGCCGCACATCTACGCCCTCGGCGACGTCAAGGGCGAAGCAGCGTTCACCACCTATCTCTCGCTCGACGACAGCCGCATCGTCCTCGACCAACTCACCGGCGAGGGCCGGCGCACGACGACCGACCGGGTCGTAGTCCCCCGCACTCTGTTCATGACCCCGCCACTGGCGACCGTGGGGATGACAGAGAGAGAAGCCCGCCAGGCTGGGCACCGGGTGAAAATCGCGAGCCAACCCGTCGCCGAGATCGTGGCGATGCCTCGGGCATACGCCGTCGAGGAGACCCGCGGCGTGATGAAGTTCGTGATCGACGCCGAAACAGACGAGATTCTCGGCGCCGCCCTGCTGAGCGTCGACGCGCAGGAAATCATCAACACGGTCGCACTCGCCATGCGGCACGGGATCAAGGCAGCCGAACTCCGCGACGCCGTCTACACCCACCCGAGTTCGACCGAAGCGTTCAACGACGTACTCGCCACCATCGTGCGAGTCGACGAATCGTAG
- a CDS encoding TetR/AcrR family transcriptional regulator, whose amino-acid sequence MVSSGCVNRSTQPDTHIPVVGTMVDMTSTTAGRQPDGLRADATRNRARIIDAARRMFAKHGLDVPMAEIAECAGVGVGTLYRRFASRDELIAAIFTANMASYADAAEEALADPDPWHGLTRLLHRMCQWQADDQGFSDVLITAQPQAKHVEAERQRAYRAVTELISRAKAAGQVRADFTAEDIAMLLIANAGLISVTGDVAPDAWRRFATLMISSYRADNTEPAPAPPTARAMYGVMRRRQTQRPAGNP is encoded by the coding sequence ATGGTCTCGTCCGGTTGCGTGAACCGTAGCACGCAACCGGACACACATATTCCGGTTGTCGGTACGATGGTGGACATGACCTCGACCACAGCCGGCCGACAGCCCGACGGGCTGCGCGCCGACGCCACCCGCAACCGGGCCCGGATCATCGACGCGGCCCGCCGCATGTTCGCCAAGCACGGCCTGGACGTGCCGATGGCCGAGATCGCCGAGTGCGCCGGCGTCGGCGTCGGCACGCTCTACCGCCGCTTCGCCAGCCGCGACGAACTCATCGCCGCGATCTTCACGGCGAACATGGCCAGCTACGCCGATGCCGCCGAAGAAGCGCTCGCCGACCCGGACCCGTGGCACGGGCTCACCAGGCTGCTGCACCGCATGTGCCAGTGGCAGGCCGACGACCAAGGCTTCAGCGACGTGCTGATCACGGCACAGCCGCAGGCCAAGCACGTCGAAGCCGAGCGCCAGCGTGCCTATCGGGCAGTGACCGAATTGATCAGCCGCGCGAAGGCCGCCGGGCAGGTCCGCGCCGACTTCACCGCCGAAGACATCGCCATGCTGCTCATCGCCAACGCGGGCCTCATCAGCGTCACCGGCGACGTCGCCCCCGACGCCTGGCGCCGCTTCGCCACGCTAATGATCTCCTCGTACCGCGCCGACAACACCGAGCCCGCCCCGGCGCCGCCTACCGCCCGCGCGATGTACGGCGTGATGCGCCGACGACAAACCCAACGCCCGGCAGGCAACCCGTAG
- a CDS encoding YkgB family protein has product MRTRHASADDLGSVGYAFLRSALATNILWIGALKFKQYEVENDEPLVTSSPLFSRFREKLGAQKLNRLIGVTEIALGSLIAARPLAPRASAIGSFGAVGMFLTTLSFLATTPGARQEGQGMLSLSQLGQFLLKDTVLLGAALLTAAESLRAARPR; this is encoded by the coding sequence ATGCGCACACGGCACGCCTCCGCCGATGATCTCGGCTCCGTAGGCTACGCGTTCCTGCGCTCCGCACTGGCGACGAACATCTTGTGGATCGGTGCGCTCAAGTTCAAGCAGTACGAGGTCGAAAACGACGAGCCCCTGGTCACCTCGAGTCCGCTGTTCTCGCGGTTCCGCGAGAAGTTGGGCGCACAAAAGCTCAACCGGCTTATCGGGGTGACAGAGATCGCCCTGGGCTCTCTGATCGCCGCGAGGCCGCTTGCGCCCAGAGCGTCGGCGATCGGCAGTTTCGGGGCGGTCGGGATGTTCCTCACCACGCTCAGTTTCCTGGCGACGACGCCCGGGGCTCGGCAGGAAGGTCAGGGGATGTTGAGCCTTTCTCAGCTGGGGCAGTTCCTGTTGAAGGACACGGTGCTCCTCGGTGCCGCTCTCCTGACAGCTGCCGAGTCGTTGCGCGCCGCCCGCCCTCGGTAA
- a CDS encoding C39 family peptidase, which produces MLSGKPCIAQLTQRSESSANSRDRGNIMTEERFRNLFRPTALRRGHKVALLSAALVTAAMAATAGALGHEPTAPGAAAASGSLLTADVAPATATAAPDPDTATAQPAAPAAPSEKILDTSFEYQINFYYCGPAAVHNALTARGIDVSQEKLASGLGTTVHGTDSAFDTTRMLNGAIGADVYQTKEITGQEATPAQMDQLQADVVHAISNGHAVVANIIGGATDASGVRHDFSGGHYVTLVGYSDDGRAVKVADASGMYGSNTYWMNTINMANWIATRGYSA; this is translated from the coding sequence GTGCTGTCCGGGAAGCCGTGCATAGCGCAACTCACTCAGCGGAGCGAGAGTTCTGCTAATTCACGCGATCGAGGGAACATCATGACTGAGGAACGTTTTCGCAATTTGTTTCGCCCGACCGCGCTGCGCCGCGGTCATAAAGTGGCGCTGCTGTCGGCTGCGCTGGTAACCGCCGCGATGGCCGCCACCGCAGGCGCACTCGGGCATGAGCCCACCGCTCCCGGCGCGGCAGCCGCCTCGGGTTCGCTGCTCACGGCCGATGTTGCGCCCGCCACGGCCACGGCCGCGCCCGACCCGGACACGGCCACCGCTCAACCCGCGGCTCCGGCGGCCCCATCCGAGAAGATCCTGGACACCTCGTTCGAGTATCAGATCAACTTCTACTACTGCGGCCCGGCCGCGGTGCACAACGCCCTGACTGCCCGCGGCATCGACGTCAGCCAGGAGAAACTCGCCAGCGGGCTGGGCACGACGGTCCACGGCACGGATTCCGCCTTCGACACGACCCGCATGCTCAACGGCGCGATCGGCGCCGACGTGTACCAGACGAAGGAGATCACGGGTCAGGAAGCCACACCCGCTCAGATGGACCAACTGCAGGCTGACGTCGTACACGCGATCAGCAACGGCCATGCCGTGGTGGCCAACATCATCGGCGGCGCGACCGACGCCAGCGGGGTCCGGCACGACTTCTCTGGCGGCCACTACGTCACCCTCGTCGGCTACAGCGACGACGGGCGTGCCGTGAAAGTCGCCGACGCCTCCGGCATGTACGGCTCCAACACCTACTGGATGAACACGATCAACATGGCCAACTGGATCGCCACCCGCGGCTACTCCGCCTGA
- a CDS encoding DMT family transporter produces the protein MTLTLWASAFVAIRVALPGFGVAGLSVGRLVVASLMLAVIAPLLGVRRPARSDLARIVGCGLTGMTAYQILLNAGERSVPAGTASLLVNTAPIVASVLAVILLRERLPRRTVVGLALGFTGAAVIALAEGAGFTPTKDALLVLGAAVAQASFFVLQKPLLVRYRGLEVTCYVVWSGTALSLPLAPALVRQASQASGDAVIALLFLGIAPSALGFVTWAYAQARLSVAAAATSLYLVPVLAIGIGFVILGENISPAALLGGAVVLVGAAISRRKGTVAAVGTDAGPGPQTPSASLARPARQVTDVAHSQH, from the coding sequence GTGACCCTGACGCTGTGGGCCTCGGCGTTCGTGGCCATCCGGGTGGCCCTGCCCGGGTTCGGCGTGGCAGGCCTGTCGGTTGGGCGCCTCGTGGTGGCGTCGCTGATGTTGGCGGTGATCGCCCCGCTGCTGGGTGTGCGCCGACCTGCCCGCTCTGACCTGGCCCGCATCGTCGGCTGTGGCCTGACCGGCATGACGGCCTACCAGATCCTGCTCAACGCCGGCGAACGCAGCGTGCCGGCTGGCACCGCCAGCCTGCTGGTCAACACCGCGCCGATCGTCGCCTCCGTGCTCGCCGTGATCCTGCTGCGTGAGCGCCTGCCCCGGCGCACCGTCGTCGGTCTGGCGCTGGGATTTACCGGCGCCGCAGTCATCGCCCTCGCCGAAGGTGCCGGATTCACGCCCACAAAGGACGCGCTGCTCGTCCTCGGCGCGGCCGTCGCCCAAGCATCGTTCTTCGTGCTCCAGAAGCCCCTACTGGTTCGTTACCGAGGGCTGGAAGTTACCTGTTACGTCGTGTGGTCGGGCACGGCGCTGTCCCTGCCGCTGGCTCCTGCTCTGGTTCGCCAGGCCTCGCAGGCCTCCGGCGACGCCGTCATAGCGCTCCTCTTCCTCGGCATCGCTCCCAGCGCCCTCGGCTTCGTCACCTGGGCCTACGCCCAAGCCCGCCTGTCGGTGGCCGCGGCTGCCACCTCCCTGTACCTGGTGCCGGTACTGGCCATCGGCATCGGTTTCGTCATCCTCGGCGAGAACATCTCCCCTGCGGCGCTGCTCGGCGGCGCGGTCGTGCTCGTCGGTGCCGCGATCAGCCGCCGGAAAGGCACGGTCGCAGCGGTGGGTACCGACGCCGGCCCGGGACCGCAGACGCCATCCGCAAGTTTGGCCCGACCAGCCCGTCAGGTCACCGACGTCGCCCACTCGCAGCACTAG
- a CDS encoding MFS transporter yields MTRYRQVLAVPGMASLLGVSLLARAAITADVMALTMYVVLGLDMSYAAAGGVAAALTAGVALGGPLLGRMIDWRGLRPVLLVTVVLQVVFWLSVPILPYGILLGAAFAAGLLMVPAQPVTRQAIAAMTTAGQRRAAFALESVQGELSYIVGPAVVILCAAKMSPDVVTWGVGATIAAGGAGIALLNPPLRAEDEADAGAAGRPPRREWLGAGMIAVLTMAFGATTLLSGVDLAIVATLEEANQMSWAAVVVAVFGVASVAGGLIYGALPRPLPTWLLLGLLGLVTIPAGLAHDWPWLCVAVVGAGLLTAPALSTVADAVSRLAPASVRGEATGLQSSAQSAGFALGSPIVGVAIDVSVPAGGFAAAGLAGLAAALAGCLLSRRSPARTRSPLSDLGRAGAPDLEPCGAGARPAHEVRARADGRAAPVRVPHIGCECDHDCGLPAQQRIGASATPC; encoded by the coding sequence GTGACCAGATACCGACAGGTACTCGCCGTGCCAGGGATGGCATCGCTGCTGGGCGTCTCGCTGCTCGCCCGTGCCGCGATCACGGCTGACGTGATGGCGCTGACGATGTATGTCGTGCTGGGTCTGGACATGAGCTACGCGGCAGCGGGTGGTGTCGCGGCGGCTCTGACCGCCGGGGTGGCGCTGGGCGGGCCGCTGCTTGGCCGCATGATCGACTGGCGGGGCCTGCGTCCCGTGCTGCTGGTAACTGTCGTACTGCAGGTCGTGTTCTGGCTGAGCGTGCCGATCCTGCCGTACGGGATCCTGCTGGGCGCCGCCTTCGCGGCGGGTCTGCTGATGGTGCCGGCCCAGCCGGTGACCAGGCAGGCGATCGCCGCGATGACGACGGCGGGACAGCGCCGGGCCGCGTTCGCGCTGGAATCGGTGCAGGGCGAACTGTCGTACATCGTGGGCCCGGCTGTAGTGATCCTTTGTGCGGCGAAGATGTCCCCCGATGTGGTGACGTGGGGGGTCGGCGCCACGATCGCGGCTGGCGGAGCCGGGATCGCCTTGCTCAACCCGCCGCTGCGTGCCGAGGACGAGGCGGATGCCGGCGCGGCCGGACGGCCCCCGCGCCGGGAGTGGCTGGGCGCCGGGATGATTGCCGTACTGACGATGGCGTTCGGCGCCACGACGCTGCTCAGCGGCGTCGACCTCGCCATCGTCGCCACGCTCGAAGAAGCAAATCAGATGTCGTGGGCCGCCGTGGTCGTAGCCGTGTTCGGCGTGGCCTCCGTCGCCGGCGGGCTGATTTATGGCGCGCTGCCCCGGCCGCTGCCCACGTGGCTGCTGCTCGGCTTGCTCGGGCTCGTGACGATTCCCGCCGGGCTTGCCCACGACTGGCCCTGGTTGTGCGTGGCCGTTGTCGGCGCCGGGCTTCTCACCGCGCCGGCCCTTTCCACGGTGGCCGACGCGGTGAGCCGGCTGGCGCCGGCCAGCGTGCGGGGTGAGGCGACAGGTCTGCAATCCTCGGCGCAGAGCGCGGGTTTCGCGCTCGGATCCCCGATCGTCGGGGTGGCGATCGACGTCTCGGTGCCAGCGGGCGGCTTCGCGGCGGCCGGGCTGGCCGGCCTCGCCGCCGCGCTGGCTGGATGCCTGCTGTCCCGCCGCTCGCCCGCCCGAACGCGGTCTCCGCTCAGCGATCTCGGCCGCGCCGGGGCACCGGACCTTGAGCCGTGCGGGGCCGGCGCCCGGCCTGCGCATGAGGTACGGGCCCGTGCCGACGGCCGCGCCGCTCCGGTACGAGTTCCGCACATCGGCTGTGAGTGCGACCACGACTGCGGGTTGCCGGCCCAGCAGAGAATCGGCGCGTCCGCGACTCCTTGCTGA
- a CDS encoding NADP-dependent oxidoreductase — protein MRAIVVTDFGATPVLTDLPEPTPEPEEVLVRVTASSVNGIDAMVAAGTTKGMMEHRFPVVVGKDFAGTVAAVGSGVSRLTVGDPVFGAVIKPALGDGAFGEYVTVPAGYVTRIPAGLDHTAASALALAGTAALNSVDAVAPTAGETVLIAGATGGVGAYAIQFAAARGATVIATAKPGAEAEFVRDLGAAHTVDYTGDLPAQVRAIAPDGVPAVLHLAGDATALADLLAPGGRLASTLGFGPDALNRPDATATAIWANPDQATLDTLAEHAAAGRLRIPVTASYRLHEVPKALADFAAGTLGKLTITID, from the coding sequence ATGCGCGCAATCGTGGTCACCGATTTCGGTGCCACCCCGGTCCTGACCGACCTGCCCGAGCCGACGCCCGAGCCGGAGGAAGTGCTGGTGCGGGTTACCGCATCGTCGGTGAACGGCATCGACGCGATGGTCGCCGCCGGGACAACCAAGGGGATGATGGAGCACCGCTTCCCGGTCGTCGTCGGCAAGGACTTCGCCGGCACCGTCGCCGCCGTCGGCTCGGGGGTGTCGCGGTTGACGGTCGGTGACCCGGTGTTCGGCGCGGTGATCAAGCCGGCCCTCGGCGACGGCGCGTTCGGCGAGTACGTCACCGTCCCCGCTGGCTACGTGACCAGAATTCCGGCCGGGCTGGACCACACCGCCGCGTCCGCGTTGGCTTTGGCCGGCACCGCCGCCCTCAACTCGGTCGACGCGGTCGCTCCGACCGCCGGTGAGACCGTGCTCATTGCCGGCGCGACCGGCGGCGTCGGGGCGTACGCGATCCAGTTCGCCGCCGCCCGCGGCGCCACCGTGATCGCCACCGCCAAACCGGGCGCGGAGGCCGAGTTCGTGCGCGACCTCGGCGCCGCGCACACCGTTGACTACACCGGCGACCTGCCCGCGCAGGTGCGGGCGATCGCCCCGGACGGCGTACCCGCGGTGCTGCACCTGGCCGGCGACGCCACCGCACTGGCCGACCTGCTCGCCCCCGGCGGACGCCTGGCCTCCACCCTCGGCTTCGGCCCGGACGCGCTGAACCGCCCCGACGCCACCGCGACCGCCATCTGGGCCAACCCCGACCAGGCCACCCTCGACACCCTCGCCGAACACGCCGCGGCCGGACGGCTCCGCATACCGGTCACCGCCAGCTATCGCCTCCACGAAGTACCCAAGGCGCTGGCTGACTTCGCCGCCGGCACCCTCGGCAAACTCACCATCACCATCGACTGA